The genomic region TCAGTTTCAGGTCTTTCATGAGAGGAAACCAGTTTTGATGCTGAGCCATGGTAAACAACTCTCCCACTGTGAGGCCATAGCGGACCGGAACCGGTAACGCACCCACAAAACTCATCAGGGTTGAATCGGGGATGGGGCCTTCCGAAATTAAACCACCGAGTGGATTCGGACGATCAAGGATGATAACCGGGATACCTGCCATGGCAGCCGATTCCAGGCAGTACCGGATGGTTGACAAATAGGTGTACCACCGGAGCCCCACTTCCTGAATGTCGATCAGAAGTGTATCAGCCACCCCAAAATCGGATGTCAGGGGCTTCTTTTTGTTTCCATAGAGAGAAACCACCGGCCGGCCCTTGTATTGCTCATCGGTTGAATGGACCCCATCGGGCAGATTGGTACCAAAACCATGTTCCGGACTGAAAAAAACAGCCGCTCTTTCCGTTTTGATGAGTGAATCGGCAAGATTGAACAACCGTTGACTGCTTGAATTTGTCAGCAGTGCATACTGATTTCCTGATAAGCGTCCAGATTCCCAGGCCAGTTCAGAGGCCAGCCGGACCCTGCCGGAATCCGTTGAAGAATAATGATCTCCTGCCGGTGGGAAGGCTGTAAGGCTCAGAAAGGTCAGAAGAGAGGTCACCATTTACATATCCCGGTTGTCTGGTGGATCGTGAGAAAAAGCAGGTATCGTTCCTGATCAGGCTACCCAACTTACAACAAATTTAACAATGAAACAGCGCACACTGGAAAATGGATGGGGTCCTGAAGTCTGCCAGTTACCATAAACAAAAAACCCCGCACAGAGCGGGGTTTTCGCAATCTGAAAAATTCAGATCAGAATCCGTAGTTGGCTACCAGATCGGCTGCGTTGAAATGATAGGCAATTTCGATGGCGGCATTTTCGGTGGAATCGCTGCCATGTACAATGTTTTCGCCAACCGAATCGGCATACAGTTTCCGGACGGTTCCGGGTTCAGCATTGGCGGGATTGGTTGCTCCGATCAGTTTACGGAAATCGGCCACTGCATTTTCCTTTTCAAGAACCATGGGAACACAGGGACCAGAGGACATGAAGGTAACCAATTCACCAAAAAACGGACGTTCTTTGTGAACTGCATAGAATCCACCTGCTGTTTCCTGGGTCAGGCGGGTCATTTTCATTGCGACCACTTTGAAACCTGCTTCCTGAATCTGCGCGGTTACTTTACCAATCAGGTTTTTGCGGACACAGTCCGGTTTGAGAATCGCAAGCGTGCGTTCTACTGCCATTTTTACTCCAATTATGATTATTTACCCAAAACTTTTTTCATGGTATCGCCGATAGTGGCCGGTGAATCGGCCACATGAATACCGCATTCCTTCATAACTCTGATTTTTTCTTCTGCTGTTCCTTTTCCACCCGAGATGATGGCGCCAGCGTGACCCATCCGGCGACCAGGAGGGGCGGTACGACCGGCAATAAATCCCACAACCGGTTTTTTCACATGATCGCGAATGTAGTATGCAGCATCTTCCTCATCCGACCCACCAATTTCACCGATCAGCACAATGGCATCGGTTTCAGGGTCCTCATTAAACAGCCGGACAGCATCGATATGACGGGTTCCGATAATGGGATCCCCACCGATTCCGATACAGGTCGACTGGCCGATTCCGAGTTTGGTCAATTGGTTCACTGCTTCATAAGTCAGGGTTCCCGACCGTGAGATGAGGCCGACACGGCCTGGCGAGAAGATGAAACCGGGCATGATCCCGATTTTTGCGATACCGGGCGTGATGATTCCCGGACAGTTGGGTCCGATGAGCCGTGTTTCACGTCCCTGAAGGTAGGTCCATGCCTTCATCATGTCATTAACAGGAATTCCCTCGGTGATACAGATGACCAATCTGATTCCGGCATCGGCTGCTTCCATCACGGCATCGGCTGCAGCAACAGCCGGAACGAAAATGATGGAGGTATTGGCACCGGTTTCCTTCACTGCCTGATCAACGGTATTAAAGACCGGTGTTCCCTCGTGAATCGTTCCGCCCTTGCCTGGTGTTACTCCACCAACGACCGGTGTTCCATACTCCTTCATCTGACCGGCGTGGAAGGATCCTTCCTGCCCGGTAATTCCCTGAACAATTACTTTAGTTGAACGGTCAACAAGCACTGCCATTTTTCTGCTCTCCGGTTTTTAGAATTTGAATGTTTCGATGGCCCTGGCTGTGGTCAGCAGTGTGGCTTCATCAAAGTGGTTACCCAATAACTGAACCCCGATCGGAAGTCCGTCAGAGGCCAGGCCGGCAGGAATTGAGACCCCCGGGATTCCTGCGAGGTTGGCCGAAACGGTAAAAATGTCCGACAGGTACATTTCGAGCGGATCAGTGGTTTTCTCGCCAATCCGGAAGGCAGTACCCGGTGTGGTGGGGGTTAACAAAACATCCACAGACTCAAATGCCTTTTCGAAATCCTGGCGGATCAGGCGCCGGACCTTTTGTGCTTTGGCATAATAGGCATCGTAGTAGCCGGCTGATAACACATAGGTTCCCAGCATGATGCGGCGCTTGACTTCCGGACCAAATCCTTCGCTGCGGGACTTCACATACATGGCATTGAGTGTAGCCGGTTTTTCAGCACGGCTGGTGAACCGTACTCCATCGTACCGAGCCAGGTTGCTCGAGGCTTCGGCTGTTGTCAGAATGTAATATGTGGCGATGCAATAAGGAGTATGAGGCAGTTTCACCGAAGTAACGGTGGCTCCTTCAGACTTCAGCCGATCTGCGACCGCCAGCAAACGGTTTTTAATTTCGGGGTTCAACCCTTCTGCCAGGTATTCATCCGGAATTCCGACCCGGAGTTTTCCAACCGGTTTATTAAGTCCGGCAGCATAACCGGGAACAGGCAAGGGTGCCGAGGTTGAGTCCAGAGGGTCGTGACCGGCCAGCACTTCCATGATCAGTGCTGCATCTTCCACAGAATGGGTAAACGGTCCGACCTGATCAAAGGAGGATGCATAGGCAATCAGACCAAAGCGGCTCACTCGCCCGTAAGTCGGTTTCAAACCAACTATTCCGCAAAGGGCGGCCGGAAAGCGGATGGACCCACCGGTATCGGTGCCAAGAGAGGCCATGGCAAGGCCGGCAGCCACGGCAACAGCCGATCCGCCCGAACTTCCACCAGGAACGCGTTCGGGATCCATCGGATGCCGAACCGGGCCAAAAGCTGAATTTTCATTGGATGACCCCATGGCAAACTCATCCATGTTGGTACGACCGATCAGAATGGCATCTGCCTCGATCAGCTTTTTAACAACAGTTGAATGATAGACCGCCCGATGGTTCTTTAGAATTTTTGAAGCACAGGAAGTGATCTGACCTTCGATGGTTAACACATCCTTGACAGCGATCACCATGCCAGCCAACGGCCCGGCCGTTCCATCGGCAAGCTTTTTCTGTACCTGATCAGCCTGGTTCCGGGCCAGATCATCAAATGTTTCGAGATAACAATTCAGAGCCGCTTTTTCACGGATGGCATTCAAGTAATGATCAACCACCTGGCGACAGGTGAATTCTCCAGAAGTCAGCCTTGACCGGTAATCGCGGTAAGATGAATAAGTAAACGACATCAATCAGTTATCGGTAGTCTTGGTTGGGGGTGGGGTTTTCTTGTCCGTTTTAGCAGGATCTGCTTCGACTTCCTTTTGGATATCGCTTGCAGCTTTCTTGAATTCACTCATGCCCTGTCCAAGCGATTTTGCGAATTCAGGGATCTTCTTACTGCCAAAAAGAATCAGAAATACAATGAGAATGAGGATGATTTCCCCGCCACTCAGTCCGAACATAGTGGTTTCCTTAATAAATCAACGAAAGTAGGTCGGTTGCCAGCCAGAATCAAGAAAACCGGGGGTCAATTACCGCCGATAAATCTGCTTTCGAGCACCTCTCCGGTGGTTGCATCGGCAAAAATCCTGAACTGTGGATTGGGTTTCGTTGGCACGAACACATCAAACTTCCAGACGTAGTGGTAGCGGATTTCGGTCGAGGCCGGGGTCATTTCCTGACCGGGGACGTCGGTTCGCCGGCGGTAAACAACCAAAGCCTGCTGGTCACCACTGCTCAGCTGATCGGCTGATTGGATGACATAAACCTGGTTTTTACCATCCTTCATGTAATCAATCTTATGCTGGACCAGATTTTTGCGGATTTCTTCGGCAGCGACCCATTCGGGTGAAATCATGGGTCGGTCTGGCAGTACGGTTGAACGCAGCATTCCCACTTCACCAAAACGGGAAATCACCACCTGAATGGTATTTATTTCCGGATTGATAAACGGGATCAGGGAAGGAAATGACTTTCTGAAGGTGAATTCGGTAAAATCATAACTCTCTGTGATATTTTCGGTTTGCAATTGACCCGATTTTACCTGAAACACATTGGAATACCGGTCAATAAATTGACGAAAACCGGCTTCCAGACCAGTTACCGGACGTGATGAGTCCGTATCACCGAACAAGCGGATTCCAGGGGAACCGTATTCCAGGGAAGAAAGTGCTGCGGACAGACTGTCAATACGGACCACCTGATAGGAGGCCCCTTCTGCCGTAAGCAACTGACTGATCTGTTGAGACAACAACCGGGAACCGGAAGGGTCCATGCGGACCACGGCCGGATAGGGGAACCGTGGTTCTGCCGGGCTGGTGCCAACCGACGGTCCTCCGGACTGGCAACCAACAGTGACTGCCAGCAGGACCGGCCAGACAAACCGGTTATACCGGGCGGGTTTCAAGAGACCGGATAATTGATTGCAAGAATCCCAAGCCATCGGTTCCTCCCACATTGGTTTCAACAGACCGTTCGGGATGAGGCATCATTCCGAACACATTTCCTTCACGGTTCACAATTCCGGCAATGTTGAGGGCAGAGCCGTTGGGATTACCCTCTTCATTGATGCTGCCATCGGCATCACAATACTGAAATACAATCTGCCGGTTATCCTGCAGACCGGCCAGGACATCATCCTGGGCGAAGTAGTTCCCTTCCCCGTGTGCAATGGGAACCCGGATAATCTGACCAGGCTGATAGGAGGATGAAAAGCGTGTGTTGGCGTTGGACACCTTCAGGTTCACATGCCGGCAGATGAACTTCAGGGATGTATTGGGAAGAAGAACGCCCGGCAACAACCCGGATTCAACCAGGATCTGAAAGCCATTACAGACGCCGGCCACCAACCCTCCCTTTGAAGCAAACCGGACCACCTCCTTCATCACAGGAGAATACTTGGCGATTGCACCGCACCGCAGGTAATCCCCGTAAGAAAATCCGCCGGGCAGGAAAACCAGATCCACATCACCAAGATCGGAATCCTTATGCCAGATGAGCCGTGCCGTTTGCCCGGTCACCGTCCCCCAGGCATGGAGGGCATCATGATCACAATTGGAACCGGGAAACTGAATAACACCAACACGAATGCTCATGCAGAGACCTTTTCAAGGGTGAATTCGAAATTTTCCATCACCGGGTTGGCCAGAATCTTCTGGCAGATTTCCTTCACTTCACGTCGGGCGGTTTCCTCATCAGGCGCATTGATCATCACTTCCACAAATTTTCCGATTCTGATCTGGTCGACCGAATCATAGCCAAGAGAATGAACGGCATGCTGAACGGCTTTTCCCTGCACATCCAGGATTGAAGGTCGCAGAACCACCGTAATTTTTGCTTTATACATAGTATATCCTGTCAAGTCAGGCAATGGGTTTTTTAAAAAATCGGACCGGATATCTGAACAGACCAATCAGGAGGTAACCGGTCATTCCGACGAGCAGTCCACGTTCCCTGAAAATGATAACCAGCAGCAGAAAGATAACAAAGGAAGTAAAGGCCAGTGGTTTCTCCCTGATGGCCCGTGGTGTCAGCTTTGGAATGGTATCATATTTAACGGTGCTGACCATCAGCAGGGATAAAAAGATGACCAGAACCGGTAGCACCACTTTCAGGTCAAGGGGAATCCAGTCGGGATGATTCATCACGGTCAGAACCAGCGAGCAGATCACAACGGCCTGTCCCGGGATGGGAAGACCGCGGAAGTAGTCTTTGTCAAAACCGGTGAGCTGAACATTAAACCGGGCCAGACGAAGTGCACCGCAAATGGCAGGCAGGGCGCTGATGAGAATGCCCCAGAATCCGAAATTCTCAAGACCAAGCTGGTAGACCAGAAAACTGGGTGCGACCCCAAATGTCACCACATCACTTAAGCTATCCAATTCTACCCCGAATTGGGAGGCAGAGTTGGTGAGGCGGGCCATGAAGCCATCGAAAGCATCAAAAAACCCACCAAAGATGATAAACCAGGCGGCGTTGCCATAATTCCCTGCATGTGCCTGAATAATGGCATTGAACCCGCAGAACAGGTTCATGACAGTAAAGAAGTTGGGAATTACCGCTCTGGTAATTCTCATTTCACACCTTCCGGAATCAGGGCCACCACAGTTTCGCCGGCGCGGGTGATGTCCTGTGGTTTAACCTTTATTTCCCAGGAGGCTGGAACAATGATATCGACGCGTGAACCAAATTTGATCATTCCGAACCGGGTTCCCTTGGTCACGGTTTTTCCCACTTCAATATCGGGGTACACGATCCGGCGGGCCACAAAACCGGCAATCTGCTTAAAAAGAACCTTGTTTTTGCCGTTTTCTATTCCGATTTCACTCCGTTCATTTTCCTCAGAGGCCCGGTCTTCCCAGGCTTTCAGAAACAGTCCCGGATGGTATTTCAGCAGTGTGACCGTTCCGTTCATGGGAATCCGGTTTACGTGAACATTCAATGGCGACATAAAAACGGCCACCAGAGTTGCTGGGCCACCGATAAATTCATCGTGATCCAGTTTTTTAATCATTACCACGGTTCCGTCGGCAGGAGAAACAATGGCGGAAGGATCAGAATCGGTTTTACGCTCGGGATCCCTGAAGAAATTGAGGGCAAAACCAATAAAGGCAATGACCAGCAGATCGACCAGCAAGGTCAGTCCGGGAACCCAGGAAAGAAACCAGTGAACCAGTATGGCAACAGACAGAGCAATCAGTACACTCTTGAGGAATGTTGAACGGCCATAGGGGGTGATCATTTATTTACAGCTCCTGTAATGCGGGAAAGTACTTCCTGATAGGTTTCTTCGACAAGTCCAAGATCGAACCGGAACCGGTCTTTATCCATTTTCTCATTGGTAACGGCATCCCAGAACCGGCAGGTATCGGGCGAAATCTCGTCACCGAGGAGGATTTGATTCTTATGTACGCCAAACTCCAGTTTAAAATCGACCAGTTTCAGCCGACGATCAAGAAAGAAAGCCGAAAGAAGCTGATTAATCTGGAGCGCCTGCTTTTTCATCTCGGCCAGTTGTTCCCGGGTGGCCAGATTAAACATGACCACATGATCGTCATTCATCAGGGGATCACCAAGGGAATCATTTTTATAGTAGCACTCAATGATTGGCTGACCAAGCACCATTCCTTCTTTGATGCCGTATCGTTTTACCAGCGAGCCGGCTGCGACATTCCGCACCACCAATTCAACCGGAAGAATGGTCAGGCGTTTAATGAGCATCTCGCGGTCGCTCAGTTTCCTGACGTAATGCGTTGGAATTCCCTTCGATTCGAGCAGCGTGAAAAGGGCCGAGGAGATGGTATTGTTAACCACGCCCTTGTCGGCAATCTGGCCTTTTTTCAGGCCATTGAAGGCAGTGGCATCATCCTTGAATTCCTGGATGACCAGATCAGGATCGGTGGTGGCAAATACTTTCTTTGCCTTTCCCTCATAAATGAGAGTCGTTTTTTCAGCCATGGTTGGTTAGTCTCCGAGTCCGACCCGCCGGAAGATGGCATCCACATTCCGGATGCTTTTGCGGATATCGAACAATGAATCGAGTTCATCTGGGGTAAAATACTTCATGATTTCCTGATCTTCCAGCAGGTAATCTTTAAAGGCGCGGCGGGTTTCCCAGGTTTTCATGGCGTTGCGCTGTACCATGAGGTAGGACGCTTCCCTGCTGACTCCTTTGTTGGTCAGGGCAATCAGCAGTGTTTGAGAGAACGTAAGTCCGTGGGTGATTTCCAGGTTTTTCAGCATGGAATCCGGATAAACAATCAGACGGTCCAGCACATCGGTGATCAGGGCCAGCATATAATCGAGGAGAATGGTGCTGTCGGGTATGATAATCCGTTCCACGGATGAATGGCTGATATCACGTTCGTGCCACAGAGCCACATTTTCCATGGCCGCCATGGCATTTCCACGAAGGACCCTTGCCAGGCCGGCAACCCTTTCACAGGTGATCGGATTTCTTTTATGAGGCATGGCAGAGGAGCCTTTTTGCCCTTTTGAGAAGTATTCCTCTGCTTCCAGAACCTCGGTTTTCTGCAGATGCCTGATTTCGGTAGCAAATTTTTCAAGAGAGGAACCAATCACGGCCAGCACCGACAGGTATTCGGCATGCCGGTCCCGCTGAATGATCTGTGTACTGACCGGAGCTGGTTTTAATCCCAGCCGGGCACAAACTGCTTCTTCAATTTCCGGGGACAAATGCTCAAAGGTTCCTACTGCACCGCTGAGCTTACCGACTGCAATACGTCCGGTGGCAGCCTGAAGGCGCTCAATATTCCGTCTTGTTTCATCGAACCAGAGTGCCAGTTTTAATCCGAAAGTTACCGGTTCTGCGTGGATGCCATGAGTACGGCCAATCTGCAGGGTGTATTTGAACTCCTTCGCCCTGCGTGCAAGCACATCGCGCAGGGTTTCGAGATCCTTCAGAAGAATGCCGGAAGCCCGGACCATCTGCACGGACAACCCGGTATCGAGGATATCGGATGAGGTCATTCCCTGATGGACAAACCGGGACGGTTCACCGATATAACTGTTCATATCGGTCAGAAAGGCGATTACATCGTGCTTAACGGTTTTTTCGATCTCGAGGACCGAGTCGGTATCGAAATTGGCCTTTTCCCGGATGGCACGTGCCGCTTCAACCGGAATTTCTCCCCGTTCGGCCCTGACTTCACAAGCCAGTATTTCGATTTCCATCCAGGCTTTGAATCTGGACTCTGTGGACCAGACTTCACCCATTTCATGACGGGTATACCGTTCAATCATGTTTTACTTTCCATCAGGCCTTCTGGCCAGTGTTACCGTTTTTTTAATGTCTTTTCCATCTCTGACAATATCGAGATCCAGCTTATCCCCAGGCTTGGAATCACGCTGAAAGATCAGCAGATCATTCGAGGTGCGGATGGGCAGATTGTTGATTCGGGTAATCACATCGGCCGGTCTGACGTCGGATTTTTCTGCCGGACTTCCGTTTTCCACTTCAACAACCACAACGCCTTCGACATTTTTCAGGTTAAAGTATCTGGCGACCGCCGGGTCCAGGGTCTGGACTTTCAGGCCAGACCAGAATGACCGGTCCACTTTTCCGGTGGCCTTCAGTTCTTCCACGATAGATTTGGCCCGGTTAATGGGAATGGCGAATCCAAGACCGATGTTACCCTGATTGAACTGACCGCCTGTGTAAATGAAACTGTTGACACCGATGACCTCGCCGAGCGCATTACAGAGCGGACCGCCCGAGTTACCCGAATTGATGGCGGCATCGGTCTGAATCATGTCCCGGTAAATCCGGTTTTCATTCATAACAAAATTCATGCGGGTATTTGAAACCACTCCAACGGTAACCGTTGGCTGGTCGTTGATGTCGAAAAGTCCGAAGGGATTCCCGAGAGCAATGGCCCACTCGCCCACCATTACCTGATCGGAATTGCCCAATTCCAGAAAAGGAAGGTTTTTGCCATCCACCTTCAGCAGGGCGATATCTGAGATCGGATCGGATCCGACGATTTCAGCATCGAATTTCCGGCCACCTGGCAAGGTTACAATGATTTTGCTGGCGTTTCCTGCCACGTGATAGTTGGTCAGAATGTATCCATCGGGAGAAATGATAAATCCGGAACCCAGTCCCTTCACCTCGTACTGCTGTGAACGGCGTTGCTGAAAGAAATGATTGAAAAACGGGTCGTTCCGGAACAAATCGGCAAATGGGTCGCGGTATTCGCGGATTTCGGTCACATTAATTCCTACCACGGCCGGACTGATCGCCCTGACTGCAGTGGTTATCACCGTTTGCCTGGACTCATAGATGACCTGATTAACTGAATCACGGGTCAGTCTGGTTGGTTCGGGCGTGGTAATGACTGTCGCCTCGGGAACACCGGGCTGCTCATGGGCAGGCACGGGTTGTTCCTGTGGCTGACAGGCAAGAAGTAAGGTTAGTAGTGGGGTGAACATCATCGGGTATCCTCTCATGGTTCTATCCTTAAGAAGTGAAGAAAGCACCATTAAGTCCCGGTTTTACTTGTTTTTGTTCCAATCCTTCAGAAAACGCTCGATCCCGATATCGGTAAGCGGGTGTTTTACCAACTGATCAAACACTTTGAAAGGCATGGTGGCCACATCGGCCCCGATCATGGCCGCATCAACGATGTGGAGCGGATGCCGGATGGAAGCAACAAGCACTTCGGTTCTGAAGTCATAATTGCGGTAAATGGTGACAATCTGATGGATCAGTTGCATTCCATCCTGCGAAATGTCATCGAGCCGACCGACAAAGGGAGATATAAAGGTGGCCCCGGCTTTTGCAGCCAGCAAGGCCTGAGAAGGCGAAAAGCAAAGAGTCACATTGACCATTCCACCTTCACCAGTGATGGTTTTACAGGCCTTCAGGCCGTCTTTGGTCAGGGGTACTTTGATGGTGACATTGGAGGCAATTTTCCGGAGAACTTCAGCTTCTTTCATCATTCCGGCGTAATCGGTTGAGATGACTTCGGCTGAAACCGGACCCGGGACCAGTTTACAGATATCGGCGATATGACCGTGGAAGTCCTTAACACCTTCTGCTGCAACAAGAGAGGGATTGGTGGTGACGCCATCGAGAATTCCGAGACTGGCGGCCTCCCTGATTTCATTGAGATTGGCAGTATCAATAAAAAATTTCATGGTGAAACCCGGATTCGTCAATAAAAAAAATCCTGAAGTAAGCTACCCGGTATCACCCAAGTTGTCGACCTGCCGTTGCTTCCTTCCGGACCTGGCGGGGTTCGGTGAGTCCTCGTCGCACCGGACTTACTTCAGGAACGGCAAAGGTAGGAAACCGCGCCGACGGATTCAAATCGGTGCATGGAGTTCATGCGATCGGACCCCGTTAACGCTCCGGAAGCGGTTATTTAAGCCCCAGTTCCTTGCACATCCGGTAGAAGTTTGAAGGAGCCAGCCCCAATTTTTCGGCGGCTCTTGAGTCGGAACTGGAGATGCTGCGCACGTAGGAAAAGTACTTTTTCCTGAAAATCCGTTCCATATCCCGAAAGGGCAAAACCTGCGTTCCGATCAGGTTATCGAAGTTGTTTTCCTCTTTGGATACCAGGTTATTCCTCAGAATCATCGGGTCAGAGACATCGGCTGCCGATATGTAACCGCTGGTATTCAGAACCAGTCGCTGAGCCACATTCCTGAGTTCCCTGACGTTCCCTGGCCATTTGTAATTTCTCAATATTTCCCGTGCCATGTCGTCAATTTCTGGAATGAGGACATTCATATCGGTACAGAACTGTCTGACGAAGTGCTCGAACAGCAGGATGATATCATCTCCTCTGGATTTCAGCGGAGGAATCTCAATCGGGATCACATTGAGCCGGTAATACAGATCTTCTCTGAACCGGTTATTGTTCACCTCGGCTGCAAGGTCTTTGTTCGTGGCAGCAATGATGCGGACATTGACCGATTGCTTCTTTGTACGGCCGATTTTTTCAATTTCCCCTTCCTGAAGCACCCTGAGCAGCTTTACCTGTGCTGAAAGCGGAAGTTCGGCTACTTCATCCAGAAAGATGGTTCCGTTGTTTGCAATTTCGAATAACCCCTGTTTGCTTGATTGGGCACCTGTAAAAGCCCCCTTTTCGTATCCAAACAGTTCTGATTCAATCAGATCATCAGGAATAGAGCCGCAATTGATGGGTACAAAATTTTCATCACGACGATTGCTTTTCAGGTGGATATTCCAGGCCACCAGTTCTTTGCCGGTTCCGCTGGGACCGGTAATAATCACATTCGCGTCGCTTCGGGCATATTTATCAATGGCCTCTCTGACCTGCATGATGGCCCGTGATTCACCAATAATTTTTTTTGCTTCCAACTGGTTTTTCACGTTCTGACTGAGCTTTTTATCTGAGTGTGTTTTATGCTGCTCCAGTTTCTTCCTTTCGTGGGCATTGAAAATACTCAGAATAAAATCGGTCGGCTGATAAATGTAGTCTTCAATATTTCCCGGATACTTGGTACAATACCAATAGGCACCCGACTTAATGAGACTGTTGGCAAAATTATAATCGGTGATATTAATGGTCATTTTGGTAATGACGATAATCTGGATAAAAGGATCAATTCTTTTAATTTCTGAAATTAATTCTTCACCGCGCAATCCACCTGAAATCTGATAATCCATGATCACAATGTCGACGCCATCCGAATTATCTTTCAACCAGTCAATGGCTGCTTTTCCATTGGAAACCACCGATCTGATTTTTAGCCGGTCGGCGTAGTAGTTAAGGGTATTCTTCACCCTGCGGACATCGAAATCCTCATCTTCCACCAATAAAATATTGATCATTTCGGCCACTCCAGCCATACCTACCTCAATGTTTGATTATCATGGTAAACCGACAACCCTCTGGTTGCAGGTTTTCGGCTTTCACAGTCCAGCCACATTTTCCCACGGCTAACTGCCAGGCAATGTAACACCCATAACCCGCGCCGGATGCGGTAACCACCTTGGTTGATTCATTTTCCTGAAATAATCGGGGTACACCATTCTCACCCGGATCGAGCAGCCAGGGTTTGATGCCCACACCATTATCCTGAATGGTAATGATGGTTTGATT from Bacteroidota bacterium harbors:
- a CDS encoding DUF1343 domain-containing protein gives rise to the protein MVTSLLTFLSLTAFPPAGDHYSSTDSGRVRLASELAWESGRLSGNQYALLTNSSSQRLFNLADSLIKTERAAVFFSPEHGFGTNLPDGVHSTDEQYKGRPVVSLYGNKKKPLTSDFGVADTLLIDIQEVGLRWYTYLSTIRYCLESAAMAGIPVIILDRPNPLGGLISEGPIPDSTLMSFVGALPVPVRYGLTVGELFTMAQHQNWFPLMKDLKLTVIRMDGWKRSMLWPSTGLDWIPPSPNLPTFQSLYWYSGTCLFEGTNLSEGRGTDLPFRWTGAPWLNPADSILFNQSGIRVQYDEKTPVSIPGRAHKPKYENERLPGFTMKSITGDRSVLQSIRQVILSLQSAGRPLTIKPYLFQLLGSRSVEETEEEMKALNDFRIESRLYHFYP
- the ndk gene encoding nucleoside-diphosphate kinase, encoding MAVERTLAILKPDCVRKNLIGKVTAQIQEAGFKVVAMKMTRLTQETAGGFYAVHKERPFFGELVTFMSSGPCVPMVLEKENAVADFRKLIGATNPANAEPGTVRKLYADSVGENIVHGSDSTENAAIEIAYHFNAADLVANYGF
- the sucD gene encoding succinate--CoA ligase subunit alpha, giving the protein MAVLVDRSTKVIVQGITGQEGSFHAGQMKEYGTPVVGGVTPGKGGTIHEGTPVFNTVDQAVKETGANTSIIFVPAVAAADAVMEAADAGIRLVICITEGIPVNDMMKAWTYLQGRETRLIGPNCPGIITPGIAKIGIMPGFIFSPGRVGLISRSGTLTYEAVNQLTKLGIGQSTCIGIGGDPIIGTRHIDAVRLFNEDPETDAIVLIGEIGGSDEEDAAYYIRDHVKKPVVGFIAGRTAPPGRRMGHAGAIISGGKGTAEEKIRVMKECGIHVADSPATIGDTMKKVLGK
- the gatA gene encoding Asp-tRNA(Asn)/Glu-tRNA(Gln) amidotransferase subunit GatA; protein product: MSFTYSSYRDYRSRLTSGEFTCRQVVDHYLNAIREKAALNCYLETFDDLARNQADQVQKKLADGTAGPLAGMVIAVKDVLTIEGQITSCASKILKNHRAVYHSTVVKKLIEADAILIGRTNMDEFAMGSSNENSAFGPVRHPMDPERVPGGSSGGSAVAVAAGLAMASLGTDTGGSIRFPAALCGIVGLKPTYGRVSRFGLIAYASSFDQVGPFTHSVEDAALIMEVLAGHDPLDSTSAPLPVPGYAAGLNKPVGKLRVGIPDEYLAEGLNPEIKNRLLAVADRLKSEGATVTSVKLPHTPYCIATYYILTTAEASSNLARYDGVRFTSRAEKPATLNAMYVKSRSEGFGPEVKRRIMLGTYVLSAGYYDAYYAKAQKVRRLIRQDFEKAFESVDVLLTPTTPGTAFRIGEKTTDPLEMYLSDIFTVSANLAGIPGVSIPAGLASDGLPIGVQLLGNHFDEATLLTTARAIETFKF
- the tatA gene encoding twin-arginine translocase TatA/TatE family subunit; this translates as MFGLSGGEIILILIVFLILFGSKKIPEFAKSLGQGMSEFKKAASDIQKEVEADPAKTDKKTPPPTKTTDN
- a CDS encoding PepSY domain-containing protein, which codes for MKPARYNRFVWPVLLAVTVGCQSGGPSVGTSPAEPRFPYPAVVRMDPSGSRLLSQQISQLLTAEGASYQVVRIDSLSAALSSLEYGSPGIRLFGDTDSSRPVTGLEAGFRQFIDRYSNVFQVKSGQLQTENITESYDFTEFTFRKSFPSLIPFINPEINTIQVVISRFGEVGMLRSTVLPDRPMISPEWVAAEEIRKNLVQHKIDYMKDGKNQVYVIQSADQLSSGDQQALVVYRRRTDVPGQEMTPASTEIRYHYVWKFDVFVPTKPNPQFRIFADATTGEVLESRFIGGN
- the purQ gene encoding phosphoribosylformylglycinamidine synthase subunit PurQ; protein product: MRVGVIQFPGSNCDHDALHAWGTVTGQTARLIWHKDSDLGDVDLVFLPGGFSYGDYLRCGAIAKYSPVMKEVVRFASKGGLVAGVCNGFQILVESGLLPGVLLPNTSLKFICRHVNLKVSNANTRFSSSYQPGQIIRVPIAHGEGNYFAQDDVLAGLQDNRQIVFQYCDADGSINEEGNPNGSALNIAGIVNREGNVFGMMPHPERSVETNVGGTDGLGFLQSIIRSLETRPV
- the purS gene encoding phosphoribosylformylglycinamidine synthase subunit PurS translates to MYKAKITVVLRPSILDVQGKAVQHAVHSLGYDSVDQIRIGKFVEVMINAPDEETARREVKEICQKILANPVMENFEFTLEKVSA
- the pssA gene encoding CDP-diacylglycerol--serine O-phosphatidyltransferase codes for the protein MRITRAVIPNFFTVMNLFCGFNAIIQAHAGNYGNAAWFIIFGGFFDAFDGFMARLTNSASQFGVELDSLSDVVTFGVAPSFLVYQLGLENFGFWGILISALPAICGALRLARFNVQLTGFDKDYFRGLPIPGQAVVICSLVLTVMNHPDWIPLDLKVVLPVLVIFLSLLMVSTVKYDTIPKLTPRAIREKPLAFTSFVIFLLLVIIFRERGLLVGMTGYLLIGLFRYPVRFFKKPIA